A single region of the Anaerococcus urinomassiliensis genome encodes:
- a CDS encoding nucleotidyl transferase AbiEii/AbiGii toxin family protein: MKKLLEISNEELELVIQNTSDKLNLSKAIVEKDLWVCIILKYLFSDFKYRDYIVFKGGTSLSKVYKLIERFSEDIDLALNWQLLGYEKLEPYEERSKTKQLKFNDKLNEDTKKFIQEEFLPTLQKDFKKLLKNRKYNFYIDEIDGQTIAFDYPKNYEDTSILQVIRLEIGSLAEPIPSSRKKIKTYIEETYPEVFNENIEVVSVNSLRTFYEKITILHREANRINGNYPTRYSRHFYDVYKMLLTDIKEESFSQLELLNSVIQFKKKFYASNWAKYDEIMEGRIKLIPSKEGVEIFSKDYDSMKNMIFGEKIPFEKIISELKKYEESLNEKISNNKA; encoded by the coding sequence ATGAAAAAGCTATTAGAAATATCAAATGAAGAACTTGAATTAGTTATACAAAATACATCAGATAAATTGAACTTGTCAAAGGCAATTGTGGAGAAGGACTTATGGGTCTGTATTATTTTGAAATATCTATTTAGTGATTTTAAATATAGGGACTATATTGTCTTTAAAGGGGGCACAAGTTTATCTAAAGTATATAAATTAATAGAAAGATTTTCAGAGGATATAGATCTTGCTCTTAATTGGCAACTCTTGGGCTATGAAAAGTTAGAGCCTTATGAAGAGAGGAGTAAAACAAAGCAATTAAAATTTAACGATAAACTAAATGAAGATACAAAAAAGTTTATACAAGAAGAATTTTTGCCAACTCTGCAAAAAGATTTCAAAAAATTATTAAAGAACAGAAAATATAATTTTTATATTGATGAAATAGATGGACAAACTATTGCCTTTGATTATCCTAAAAATTATGAAGATACCTCTATACTTCAAGTCATAAGATTAGAAATAGGAAGTTTAGCAGAACCGATTCCATCAAGTAGGAAAAAGATAAAAACCTATATAGAGGAAACTTATCCAGAGGTATTTAATGAAAATATAGAAGTTGTATCTGTAAATAGTTTAAGGACTTTTTATGAAAAAATAACTATACTACACAGAGAGGCTAACAGAATAAATGGAAATTATCCTACAAGGTATTCAAGACATTTTTATGATGTATATAAAATGCTACTTACTGACATAAAAGAAGAAAGTTTTTCTCAATTAGAATTATTAAATTCTGTTATTCAATTTAAGAAAAAGTTTTATGCCAGTAATTGGGCGAAATATGATGAGATAATGGAAGGAAGAATAAAGTTAATTCCATCAAAAGAAGGAGTGGAGATTTTTTCCAAAGATTATGATAGTATGAAAAATATGATATTTGGAGAAAAAATACCATTTGAAAAGATAATTAGCGAACTAAAAAAATATGAAGAGAGTTTAAATGAAAAAATAAGTAATAATAAAGCTTAA
- a CDS encoding helicase-related protein, producing MGADRRTERRGLSEISEIEEEHGYDHTRNRGKGDNLNLKNEEVESTSFFSAKNQGEQISFSNPISQREIDTFLIHGGNHEDGRLGVIAEFSKGKSLEEQVNFLKEIYKGANGLEIEGRKISAWFGKEGAIFKDGDEARYREGQIVSWKDLANNINNLLDRGEFASNVEIVESATYEREKIAETLLYLKRDLTDETKDRYLSSLNDIKGIGFQDEKENLGKKLEDKNFINKLRKEYEVFLEEYKINPDILRFHHYKLSRIYNDISDLEIERKLYRTNLKDIAPIQSFITQDEIDENLKRGSGFSDGKKRIYEFFTKKHDLKEQADFLKNEYGVGGSSHALSAARESGEWHDATGIKYNKGNAKEILLSWSNVARRINDLIKKNRYIDEESFEKNREKKTDQEINKTEKEIQEYINYQDDLPPTDNDVYIERTNNSSIYYYQGQSVASIGDDGKLIIYDEFIPNFLKEEIYSIAFEKQLDIPLDQLDDGIILEGIYDTFYIKEKEEIDGREYYLLESQSRYDDIPNIVVNSNKEVIDDDIVNGFEEFKEFYTNKNKENIGFDLDSHIKDDYWIIEFNEGSSLIEKDYTGQRLTKELLDEIREIDEKIRLHNKTLGEDEYSQMTDEWEGYSKFYFNHIVDGEIVDHYKMDIGDGNEINQRDFEFLYEQIGKNQIELNQTIEENKIDEKIISIDQIEDILFDVLVKDKVLENEIIKARDNLGNNTLASFNSVFQREYAKIMREVADKQENLPDDMKSIDKVKELGIRIEHRYREYLNNSLENNIEDDKEILSIKVGDIVKTEDNKYLKIKNISSGYDNNHNQITYYSYDAYFDKDLKLFSHSFKESDLKALEVLRNEVEEKLTKEIVEDKIAVKVGIYYALVDKEKRKDIELEETGIRVYPRKENSQGKIYTLYKGKSFEDSRKIDSLFDEITAKMKESNLTNLNDVLELEREGLFEITDDKVTKFEEGYDIDVQSFNQQFPDYYNDIYVFNKNLEINGAYQNLAHINEENKITFNINLSQEEKSKIEEIRDKKQVLSKLIGKDIKEKREYYFDPQNEEYLLLSKKIEDGLLKKPENIIDGKEGYKVELILDVKGKSLKQNLRYNGYILNSNQAIKYKSYKDILSNLPYLLDDKHREVLLNGYLNQQIENDRTRQEENPFKEGMSVRYKGKEYTITAINDNTSPKTIELEDSTGLMNGFITGSETILFNDYKNLDLEVYKSSEKEKQSIDKGKLVEQISFEDIDNNNEEEVKKDKKTDRENIEGVSEVSLENYKIINEEENLLPSQRLKNNIEAINVLKALEKENRSARKDEQEILAKYVSWGGLADVFDEEKEGQWLDARNFLKENLTGEEYNRARESTLTAFYTPKVVIDSIYETLSNFGFKKGNILEPSAGIGRFIGSLPEEMNESDFYGVELDRISGKIAKHLYPNAKIQVKGFEDTNFSNNLFDVAIGNIPFGEFKVADREYERNNFLIHDYFFAKTLDKVRDGGIIAFITSSGTMDKKSEDVRRYISERAEFLGAIRLPNTTFKGVAGTEVTSDIIFLKKRDRLLKLDEDWVKLDKDAKGLIYNKYFVDNPQMVIGTMEEIPSRFGTSLACIENKDISLEEGLKKAIKNIQGMYEEAQINDDLGEETIPADDSVKNYSFALVDDEIYFRENSIMQRISLNQKDKDKVKEYLRLNESLRKVITYQREDYSDEEIKKEQENLNKFYDDFNSKHGRLNSKTNKKLFREDANFSLISTLEKLDKEGNFIGKSDIFNKRTIKKAVIIDHTDRAIDALVLSISQKGKINFDYMEELTGKTRDKLIEELKGEIFLNLDSFEPNDINPFKSANELGDFSRPYVSADEYLSGNIRDKIEVVDSYIKNIEKELGKEENLEDSKLLKKELEELHFQKAKLVEVMPKALDASEITVRMGATWIPEQDYKKFMFDLLKTPVSSRWNIDIKYSDFTGEYRVEGKSSDRDNDLASFTYGTNRVNAYKLIEDTLNLRDTKVFDQVEDSDGKKKSVLNQKETMLARSKQEMIKEEFKSWIFDDVERRNRLVEDYNERFNSIRQREYDGSNLTFEGMNPEIELRAHQKDAIARGLFGGNTLLAHEVGAGKTFEMIGIAMESKRLGMSNKSMFVVPNHIVEQFGREFNELYPGANVLCATEKDFTPDRRKRFCSRIATGSFDAVIIGHSQFEKIPISKERQEYELQGQIDEIIDYIDEYKRERDQRFTVKQLEKTKKKLETKLEKLNADYKKDDVVTFEELGVDKLFVDEAHAYKNLYLFSKMRNVAGITSTDSQKSSDMLMKCRYMDEITNNKGLVFATGTPVSNSMAELYTMQRYLQYDELKKMKLQHFDSWASTFGETITAIELNPEGNGYRSKTRFAKFYNLPELMNTVKGFMDIKTVDVLNLPTPIAHYETIKTKPTEEQKEILETFSERADKVRDKQVDSSVDNMLLITNDGKKMALDQRLINPLLPDDPNSKVNTCIKNVFSIWNKYKDKKSAQLIFCDMSTPSSDFNIYDDIKTKLIEMGVPENEIEFIHKAKNNMEKDAIFDKVRKGEIRVLLGSTQKMGAGTNAQDKLIAIHDLDIPWRPADLSQRAGRIVRQGNENKEVHIFRYVTENTFDAYLFQTLENKQKYISQIMTSKTPVRVAEDVDEATLNYAEIKALATGNPLIKEKMDLDVEVSKLKMLESNFKSNLYKLEDKVVKFYPKEIERLKERIENLKEDIKNVEPYRDVDKNLKEDNKFTSLIIDGKKYIDKKIAGEFLLNKIKGVKIYREMDKDGEKIGEYRNFDLSIKYDSFFNKYNFILKGKGEYIGEFGTDEIGNITRMDNVLDKLPERLENTISKLKDTEEQFQTAKIEIQKTFPQAELLKDKTLRLAEVNNLLDMGKSEDISQDNPLLEEVKEELIDFLNREYDEENRLEDFDTIFPDLTDIGIAYTTTPDEKHEIQVSLDLINYKMNTYVDKNLIDSFQYTYDPLDASDLKELVQIKTSIGFWDFSELVSVNEEKLREVMGLEIDDDGNFYDPLSKDMDLDGIIDRNDADFRDSKVQEIGDFERKEKTSIMDKLKEYKGNLAANNNIKEINNSEPCGR from the coding sequence TTGGGGGCTGACAGAAGAACTGAAAGAAGAGGACTATCTGAAATATCTGAGATTGAAGAAGAACATGGATATGACCATACAAGAAATAGGGGAAAAGGAGATAATCTTAATCTAAAAAATGAGGAAGTAGAGTCTACTTCCTTTTTTTCTGCTAAAAATCAGGGAGAGCAAATATCCTTCTCAAATCCAATAAGTCAAAGAGAAATAGATACATTTTTAATACATGGAGGAAATCATGAAGATGGAAGACTAGGGGTAATAGCAGAATTTTCTAAGGGTAAATCTTTAGAAGAACAGGTAAACTTTTTGAAAGAAATATATAAGGGAGCTAATGGTCTTGAAATTGAAGGAAGAAAGATATCTGCATGGTTTGGAAAGGAAGGAGCAATTTTTAAAGATGGAGATGAGGCAAGGTATAGAGAAGGGCAAATAGTTTCTTGGAAAGACTTAGCCAATAATATTAATAATTTATTAGATAGAGGAGAATTTGCTAGCAATGTTGAGATTGTAGAAAGTGCGACATATGAAAGAGAAAAAATAGCAGAAACATTATTGTATTTAAAGAGAGATCTTACTGATGAAACTAAGGATAGATATCTATCGAGTCTTAATGATATAAAAGGAATAGGCTTCCAAGATGAAAAAGAAAATCTCGGAAAAAAACTTGAAGATAAAAATTTTATAAATAAACTCAGAAAAGAATACGAGGTATTTTTAGAAGAATATAAGATTAATCCTGATATTTTAAGATTTCATCATTATAAATTATCTAGAATCTACAATGATATCAGTGATCTAGAAATAGAAAGAAAATTATATAGGACAAATTTAAAGGATATTGCACCTATTCAGAGTTTCATAACACAAGATGAGATAGATGAAAACTTAAAAAGAGGAAGTGGGTTTTCTGATGGAAAGAAAAGAATATATGAATTTTTTACTAAAAAGCATGATTTGAAAGAACAAGCAGACTTCTTGAAAAATGAATATGGCGTAGGTGGAAGTTCTCATGCACTATCTGCTGCAAGAGAAAGTGGTGAGTGGCACGATGCGACGGGAATAAAATATAATAAAGGTAATGCAAAAGAAATACTACTATCTTGGTCTAATGTTGCAAGAAGAATTAATGACCTTATTAAAAAGAATAGATATATAGATGAAGAAAGTTTTGAAAAAAATAGGGAGAAAAAAACAGATCAGGAAATAAATAAAACAGAAAAAGAAATCCAGGAGTATATAAATTATCAAGATGATCTGCCTCCAACTGATAATGATGTATATATAGAAAGAACAAATAATAGTTCTATATATTATTATCAAGGACAGTCGGTAGCAAGTATAGGTGATGATGGAAAACTTATCATTTATGATGAATTTATACCAAACTTTTTAAAAGAAGAAATATATTCCATAGCCTTTGAAAAACAATTAGATATACCATTAGACCAGTTAGACGATGGAATTATTCTTGAGGGAATATATGACACTTTTTATATTAAAGAAAAGGAAGAAATAGACGGAAGAGAATATTACCTTTTAGAAAGTCAAAGTCGATATGATGATATTCCAAATATTGTAGTTAATTCTAACAAAGAAGTTATAGATGATGATATAGTAAATGGTTTTGAAGAATTTAAGGAATTTTATACTAATAAAAATAAAGAGAATATAGGTTTTGATTTAGATAGCCATATAAAAGATGATTATTGGATAATTGAGTTTAATGAGGGTTCAAGTCTAATAGAAAAAGATTATACAGGACAAAGGCTGACTAAAGAATTATTAGATGAAATAAGGGAAATAGATGAAAAGATAAGACTTCATAATAAGACCTTAGGAGAAGATGAGTATAGTCAGATGACTGATGAGTGGGAGGGGTATTCCAAATTCTATTTTAACCATATAGTAGATGGAGAAATAGTTGATCACTATAAGATGGACATAGGTGATGGAAATGAGATCAACCAAAGAGACTTTGAATTTCTTTATGAACAAATAGGAAAAAATCAGATAGAACTTAATCAAACTATAGAAGAAAATAAGATAGATGAAAAAATAATTTCCATAGACCAAATTGAAGATATACTTTTCGATGTATTAGTTAAGGATAAAGTTTTAGAAAATGAAATTATAAAGGCAAGAGATAACTTAGGAAATAATACTTTAGCAAGTTTTAATTCTGTATTTCAAAGAGAATATGCGAAAATCATGAGAGAAGTTGCCGATAAGCAGGAAAATCTTCCAGATGATATGAAGTCAATAGATAAGGTTAAAGAATTAGGCATTAGAATAGAACATAGATATAGAGAATATTTAAATAATTCACTTGAAAACAATATAGAAGATGATAAGGAGATACTCTCTATAAAAGTGGGAGATATAGTTAAAACAGAGGATAATAAATATTTAAAAATAAAAAATATTTCCAGTGGATATGATAATAACCATAATCAAATAACATATTATTCATATGATGCCTATTTTGATAAGGACTTAAAACTATTCTCACATTCCTTTAAAGAAAGCGATTTGAAAGCTTTAGAAGTATTAAGAAATGAAGTAGAAGAAAAATTAACAAAAGAGATTGTAGAAGATAAAATAGCAGTAAAAGTAGGAATTTATTACGCTTTAGTAGATAAAGAGAAAAGAAAGGATATAGAACTAGAAGAGACAGGAATTAGAGTTTATCCAAGAAAGGAAAACTCACAAGGAAAGATCTATACTTTATATAAAGGGAAATCTTTTGAAGATAGCAGAAAAATAGACAGTTTGTTTGATGAAATTACTGCCAAGATGAAAGAATCAAACCTTACAAATTTAAATGATGTATTAGAATTGGAAAGGGAAGGTTTATTTGAAATTACTGATGATAAAGTTACAAAATTTGAGGAAGGCTATGATATAGATGTTCAAAGCTTTAATCAACAATTTCCAGATTATTATAATGATATATATGTTTTTAATAAAAATCTTGAAATCAATGGAGCATATCAAAATTTAGCACATATAAATGAAGAAAATAAAATTACTTTTAATATAAATTTATCGCAAGAAGAAAAATCCAAAATTGAAGAAATAAGAGATAAGAAACAAGTTCTTTCCAAGTTAATAGGTAAGGATATCAAAGAAAAAAGAGAATACTATTTTGATCCTCAAAATGAAGAATACTTACTACTGTCAAAGAAAATAGAAGATGGATTATTAAAAAAACCAGAAAATATTATAGATGGAAAAGAAGGGTATAAGGTAGAGCTAATCTTAGATGTTAAGGGGAAATCTCTTAAACAAAATTTACGATATAATGGGTATATTTTAAATTCTAATCAAGCTATAAAATATAAAAGTTATAAGGACATATTAAGTAACTTACCTTATTTACTTGATGACAAACATAGAGAAGTGCTTTTAAATGGATATTTAAATCAGCAAATAGAAAATGATAGAACAAGGCAAGAAGAAAATCCATTTAAAGAAGGTATGAGTGTTAGATACAAAGGAAAAGAATACACTATAACCGCCATTAACGATAATACAAGTCCTAAAACTATAGAACTAGAAGATAGCACAGGACTAATGAATGGTTTTATTACCGGAAGTGAAACAATTCTTTTTAATGATTACAAAAATCTTGATTTAGAAGTATATAAATCTAGTGAAAAAGAAAAACAATCTATTGATAAAGGGAAACTAGTAGAACAAATCAGCTTTGAAGATATTGACAATAATAACGAAGAAGAAGTTAAAAAAGACAAAAAGACTGATAGAGAAAATATAGAAGGGGTTTCTGAAGTTTCTTTAGAAAACTATAAAATTATTAATGAAGAAGAAAACCTACTACCTTCACAGAGATTAAAAAACAACATTGAAGCTATAAATGTCTTAAAGGCTTTAGAAAAAGAAAATAGAAGTGCAAGAAAAGATGAACAGGAAATTTTAGCAAAGTATGTAAGCTGGGGAGGACTTGCTGATGTATTTGACGAAGAAAAGGAAGGTCAGTGGCTTGATGCGAGAAATTTCTTAAAAGAAAATTTAACTGGGGAAGAATATAATAGAGCAAGAGAATCGACCTTAACAGCTTTTTATACGCCGAAAGTAGTTATAGACTCTATCTATGAAACTCTTTCTAATTTTGGATTTAAAAAAGGGAACATCTTAGAACCAAGTGCTGGGATAGGAAGATTTATAGGAAGTCTACCTGAAGAAATGAATGAGTCAGACTTTTATGGAGTAGAGTTAGATAGGATTAGTGGTAAAATTGCTAAACACTTATATCCTAATGCTAAAATACAAGTTAAAGGCTTTGAAGATACAAATTTTTCCAATAATTTATTTGATGTTGCCATAGGAAATATTCCTTTTGGAGAATTTAAAGTAGCAGATCGTGAGTATGAAAGAAATAATTTTCTTATTCACGATTATTTTTTTGCTAAAACTTTAGATAAGGTTAGGGATGGAGGCATCATTGCCTTTATAACATCTTCAGGAACAATGGATAAAAAAAGTGAAGATGTTAGAAGATATATATCGGAAAGGGCAGAGTTCCTAGGAGCAATAAGACTACCAAATACTACATTTAAAGGGGTAGCTGGAACAGAAGTAACTTCAGATATAATCTTTTTAAAAAAGAGAGATAGGCTATTAAAGCTAGATGAAGACTGGGTAAAGCTAGACAAAGATGCAAAAGGACTAATATATAATAAATACTTTGTAGATAATCCTCAGATGGTAATAGGGACTATGGAAGAAATACCGTCAAGATTTGGGACAAGCCTTGCATGTATTGAAAATAAAGATATTTCTTTAGAAGAAGGACTAAAAAAAGCCATTAAAAATATTCAAGGTATGTATGAAGAAGCTCAAATAAATGATGATTTAGGAGAAGAAACAATACCAGCTGATGATAGTGTTAAAAACTATTCTTTTGCTTTAGTGGATGATGAAATATATTTTAGAGAAAATTCAATTATGCAAAGAATATCCTTAAACCAAAAGGATAAAGATAAGGTAAAAGAATATTTAAGATTAAATGAAAGTCTAAGGAAAGTTATAACCTATCAAAGAGAAGACTATTCAGATGAAGAGATAAAAAAAGAACAAGAAAATCTAAATAAATTCTACGATGATTTCAATAGCAAACATGGAAGACTAAATTCAAAAACCAATAAAAAGTTATTTAGAGAAGATGCCAATTTTTCTTTAATTTCAACTTTGGAAAAATTAGATAAAGAAGGCAACTTTATAGGAAAATCTGACATCTTTAACAAGAGAACTATAAAAAAAGCTGTAATAATAGATCATACAGATAGGGCAATAGATGCTCTGGTACTCTCTATTAGTCAAAAAGGTAAAATAAATTTTGATTATATGGAAGAATTGACAGGAAAAACAAGAGATAAATTAATAGAAGAATTAAAGGGAGAAATATTTTTAAATTTAGATTCCTTTGAACCTAATGATATAAATCCATTTAAGTCTGCTAATGAGCTAGGAGATTTTTCAAGACCTTACGTAAGTGCTGATGAATACTTGTCAGGAAATATAAGAGATAAAATTGAAGTTGTAGACTCTTATATTAAAAACATCGAAAAAGAGTTAGGAAAGGAAGAAAATCTAGAGGATAGTAAACTCTTAAAAAAAGAATTAGAAGAGTTACATTTTCAAAAAGCAAAGCTAGTGGAAGTAATGCCTAAAGCACTAGATGCAAGTGAGATTACAGTTAGAATGGGTGCAACATGGATACCGGAACAAGATTACAAAAAATTTATGTTTGATTTGTTGAAAACACCAGTTTCATCAAGGTGGAATATAGATATTAAGTATTCTGACTTTACAGGAGAATATAGAGTTGAAGGAAAAAGCTCTGATAGGGACAATGACCTTGCTTCTTTTACCTATGGTACAAATAGGGTAAATGCCTACAAATTGATAGAAGATACTTTAAATTTAAGAGATACTAAGGTATTTGACCAAGTAGAAGACAGTGATGGAAAGAAAAAATCTGTGCTTAATCAAAAAGAAACAATGCTTGCAAGAAGTAAGCAAGAGATGATAAAAGAAGAATTTAAAAGCTGGATATTTGATGATGTGGAAAGAAGAAATAGATTAGTAGAAGATTATAACGAAAGATTCAATTCCATAAGACAAAGGGAATATGATGGATCTAATCTTACTTTTGAAGGAATGAATCCTGAAATAGAATTAAGAGCACATCAAAAAGATGCCATAGCAAGAGGTTTGTTTGGTGGAAATACTTTACTTGCCCATGAAGTAGGAGCAGGAAAAACCTTTGAAATGATAGGTATAGCCATGGAGTCAAAAAGACTTGGTATGAGTAATAAGTCAATGTTTGTTGTTCCTAACCACATTGTAGAGCAATTTGGAAGAGAATTTAATGAACTTTATCCAGGAGCTAATGTATTATGTGCTACAGAAAAAGATTTTACACCAGATAGAAGAAAAAGATTTTGTAGTCGTATTGCTACAGGAAGTTTTGATGCTGTTATTATAGGGCACAGTCAATTTGAAAAAATTCCTATATCAAAAGAAAGACAAGAATATGAATTGCAAGGTCAAATTGATGAAATCATTGACTATATAGATGAATATAAGAGAGAAAGGGATCAAAGATTTACTGTAAAGCAATTAGAAAAAACAAAGAAAAAATTAGAGACAAAGTTAGAAAAACTAAATGCTGATTATAAGAAAGATGACGTTGTAACCTTTGAGGAACTGGGAGTAGATAAGTTATTTGTAGATGAAGCCCACGCATACAAAAACCTCTATCTATTTTCTAAAATGAGGAATGTAGCAGGAATTACTTCTACAGATTCACAAAAATCATCAGATATGCTTATGAAATGCCGCTATATGGATGAAATAACTAATAATAAAGGATTAGTATTTGCCACAGGTACACCAGTAAGCAACAGTATGGCTGAACTTTATACCATGCAGAGATATTTACAGTATGATGAATTAAAAAAGATGAAATTGCAACATTTCGATTCTTGGGCGTCTACTTTTGGAGAAACAATAACGGCAATAGAATTAAATCCTGAGGGTAATGGTTATAGGAGCAAAACCAGATTTGCAAAATTTTATAATCTTCCTGAACTTATGAATACTGTAAAAGGATTTATGGATATTAAAACAGTTGATGTTTTAAATCTTCCTACACCAATTGCCCATTATGAAACTATAAAAACAAAGCCTACCGAAGAACAAAAAGAAATTCTTGAAACTTTTTCCGAGAGAGCAGATAAGGTTCGTGATAAGCAGGTAGATTCAAGTGTTGATAATATGCTATTAATAACAAATGATGGGAAGAAGATGGCGTTAGATCAAAGATTAATCAATCCTTTACTTCCTGATGATCCTAATAGTAAGGTAAATACCTGTATAAAAAATGTATTTAGCATTTGGAATAAATATAAAGATAAAAAATCTGCTCAATTAATATTTTGTGATATGTCTACACCAAGTAGTGATTTTAATATCTATGATGATATTAAAACAAAACTTATAGAAATGGGAGTACCTGAAAATGAAATAGAATTTATTCATAAGGCAAAAAACAATATGGAAAAAGACGCTATCTTTGATAAGGTAAGAAAGGGAGAAATAAGAGTCTTACTTGGTTCAACACAGAAAATGGGAGCAGGTACTAATGCCCAAGACAAACTAATTGCAATTCACGATCTTGATATACCATGGAGACCTGCTGATCTTTCTCAAAGAGCAGGCAGGATTGTGAGGCAGGGAAATGAGAATAAGGAAGTCCATATATTTAGATATGTAACAGAAAATACTTTTGATGCCTACCTATTCCAAACCTTAGAGAATAAACAAAAATATATTTCCCAAATTATGACTTCAAAGACACCTGTAAGAGTTGCAGAAGATGTAGACGAAGCCACATTAAACTATGCCGAAATCAAAGCTCTTGCAACAGGAAATCCATTAATAAAGGAGAAGATGGACCTTGATGTTGAAGTTTCTAAACTTAAAATGCTAGAGTCCAATTTTAAATCAAATCTTTACAAGCTGGAAGATAAAGTAGTTAAATTTTATCCAAAGGAAATAGAAAGATTAAAAGAAAGGATAGAGAACTTAAAGGAAGATATTAAAAATGTTGAGCCTTATAGAGATGTAGATAAAAATTTAAAAGAAGATAATAAATTTACCTCTCTAATTATTGACGGAAAGAAGTATATAGATAAGAAAATAGCTGGAGAGTTTTTGTTGAACAAAATTAAGGGAGTTAAAATATATAGGGAAATGGATAAAGATGGAGAAAAAATAGGTGAATATAGAAATTTTGACTTATCCATAAAATATGATTCTTTTTTCAATAAATATAACTTTATATTAAAAGGTAAGGGAGAATATATAGGAGAGTTTGGAACAGATGAAATAGGTAATATAACAAGAATGGATAATGTATTAGATAAATTACCAGAAAGATTAGAAAATACAATTTCAAAACTAAAAGATACAGAAGAGCAATTTCAAACAGCCAAAATTGAAATACAAAAGACATTTCCACAAGCTGAACTTTTAAAGGATAAGACACTAAGACTTGCAGAAGTAAATAATTTACTAGATATGGGAAAAAGTGAAGATATAAGCCAAGATAATCCATTACTAGAAGAAGTAAAGGAAGAATTGATAGACTTCCTTAACAGAGAATATGATGAAGAAAACAGGTTAGAGGACTTTGATACTATATTTCCTGACTTAACAGATATAGGAATAGCTTATACAACTACACCAGATGAAAAACATGAAATACAAGTAAGTTTAGATTTAATAAATTACAAGATGAACACCTATGTAGATAAGAACTTAATTGACAGTTTTCAATACACCTATGATCCCTTAGATGCAAGTGATTTAAAAGAGTTAGTACAGATAAAGACATCTATTGGATTTTGGGACTTTAGTGAGCTTGTATCAGTAAATGAAGAAAAATTGAGAGAAGTAATGGGACTTGAGATAGATGATGATGGCAACTTCTATGATCCACTATCTAAAGATATGGATTTAGACGGAATAATAGATAGAAATGATGCTGATTTTAGAGATAGTAAAGTGCAGGAAATAGGAGATTTTGAAAGGAAAGAAAAAACATCTATTATGGATAAATTAAAGGAATATAAGGGGAATTTAGCAGCAAATAATAATATAAAAGAAATAAATAATAGTGAACCATGTGGCAGATAA
- a CDS encoding TnpV protein translates to MKEKVTLAGKEYLMEEGIYTPIVKENSFERQGGTYKMEELEEGMEVLVPNMAIPKEIDLKKLNRWGRMRLNFLKENKEEDYQIMYLQGTLMDHLLSKEKEIEDFITREEVKMMETWGLTEELKEEDYLKYLRLKKNMDMTIQEIGEKEIILI, encoded by the coding sequence ATGAAAGAGAAAGTAACATTGGCAGGCAAGGAATACCTCATGGAGGAGGGGATTTACACACCAATCGTCAAGGAGAATTCCTTCGAGAGACAGGGAGGGACATACAAGATGGAAGAATTGGAGGAAGGAATGGAAGTCCTAGTACCCAATATGGCAATTCCCAAGGAAATAGATTTAAAGAAACTCAACAGATGGGGAAGGATGAGATTGAACTTTCTCAAGGAGAACAAAGAAGAGGATTATCAGATAATGTATTTGCAAGGGACATTAATGGATCATCTTCTATCAAAGGAAAAAGAGATAGAGGACTTTATCACGAGGGAAGAAGTCAAAATGATGGAAACTTGGGGGCTGACAGAAGAACTGAAAGAAGAGGACTATCTGAAATATCTGAGATTGAAGAAGAACATGGATATGACCATACAAGAAATAGGGGAAAAGGAGATAATCTTAATCTAA